One Amorphoplanes digitatis genomic window carries:
- a CDS encoding GAF domain-containing protein, with product MTNSSPESGDAFEYLDSVGPEEQRRLDAVRRYRLVDQPVEDAYDRIAFVAGAIFDTPIATVSLVEQDRVWLAACHGLTGVREVGKEPGLCATVIAQDDVYVINNAAVDPRTLEHPLVRGELGLRFYAAAPIRTHDGYRLGTVNVIDNRPREATQRQLTALEHLASMVSDELELRLMVIRSAAAEQRMRESVH from the coding sequence GTGACCAACAGCAGCCCGGAATCGGGCGATGCCTTCGAATATCTGGACAGCGTCGGACCCGAGGAGCAGCGCCGCCTCGACGCGGTGCGCCGGTACCGGCTTGTCGACCAGCCCGTCGAGGACGCGTACGACCGGATCGCGTTCGTCGCCGGCGCCATCTTCGACACCCCGATCGCGACGGTGTCGCTCGTGGAGCAGGACCGGGTGTGGCTCGCCGCCTGCCACGGGCTCACCGGCGTCCGCGAGGTCGGCAAGGAGCCGGGCCTGTGCGCGACGGTCATCGCGCAGGACGACGTCTACGTGATCAACAACGCGGCGGTCGACCCGCGGACGCTCGAGCATCCGCTGGTCCGCGGCGAGCTCGGCCTGCGCTTCTACGCCGCAGCACCGATCCGCACCCACGACGGCTACCGGCTGGGCACCGTCAACGTGATCGACAACCGGCCCCGCGAGGCGACGCAGCGGCAGCTCACCGCCCTGGAGCACCTGGCGTCGATGGTCTCCGACGAGCTGGAGCTGC
- a CDS encoding hemolysin family protein, which translates to MDAIGGQLALVLVLVLVNAAFAGSEMALVSLRDSQVHKLERGSRRGRVLGRLTRDPNRFLATIQIGITLAGFLASAAAAVSLSKPLVEPLSFLGSAAEPTAVVIVTMVLTFVTLVIGELTPKRIAMQRAEGWALLVARPLDLLSTISRPVVWLLSVSTNLLVRLAGGDPAAQRDEVSTEEIRDMVAAQQDFSVEQRTIISGAFEIADRILREILVPRRDVLTLPAGLAAPEALTQLIAGAHSRAPIVGPAGLDDVYGVVHLRDLIGAQGPVDEVARPGLFLPETLRVSDALRQMRLERQQIALVVDERGAIDGIITMEDLVEEIVGEIYDETDRDVLSVVKEADGALLMPGSFPIHDLPDIGFDDSGPDEGDYTTVAGMVLAALGHIPTAPGEVVTLPQFTAEVVEITGRAITRVRLRALPRADED; encoded by the coding sequence GTGGATGCCATAGGCGGACAACTCGCGCTGGTGCTGGTGCTGGTGCTGGTGAACGCGGCCTTCGCCGGCAGCGAGATGGCCCTGGTGTCCCTGCGCGACAGCCAGGTGCACAAGCTCGAGCGCGGGTCGCGCCGCGGCCGGGTGCTCGGCCGGCTGACCCGCGACCCGAACAGGTTCCTGGCGACCATCCAGATCGGCATCACCCTGGCCGGCTTCCTGGCCTCGGCGGCCGCGGCGGTGTCGTTGTCCAAGCCGCTCGTCGAGCCGCTGAGCTTCCTCGGCTCGGCCGCGGAGCCGACCGCCGTCGTGATCGTCACGATGGTGCTGACCTTCGTCACGCTGGTGATCGGCGAGCTGACGCCGAAGCGGATCGCGATGCAGCGGGCCGAGGGCTGGGCGCTGCTTGTCGCCCGCCCGCTTGACCTCCTCTCGACGATCTCGCGGCCGGTGGTGTGGCTGCTCAGCGTCTCGACGAACCTGCTCGTCCGGCTGGCCGGCGGCGACCCGGCGGCGCAGCGCGATGAGGTCAGCACCGAGGAGATCCGCGACATGGTGGCGGCGCAGCAGGACTTCTCGGTCGAGCAGCGGACCATCATCAGCGGCGCGTTCGAGATCGCCGACCGGATCCTGCGGGAGATCCTGGTGCCGCGCCGCGACGTGCTGACCCTGCCGGCCGGGCTGGCCGCGCCCGAGGCGCTGACCCAGCTGATCGCGGGCGCGCACTCCCGGGCGCCGATCGTCGGGCCGGCCGGGCTCGACGACGTCTACGGCGTGGTGCACCTGCGCGACCTCATCGGCGCGCAGGGGCCGGTCGACGAGGTGGCGCGGCCGGGGCTGTTCCTGCCCGAGACGCTGCGGGTCTCCGACGCGCTGCGGCAGATGCGGCTCGAGCGCCAGCAGATCGCGCTCGTGGTCGACGAGCGCGGCGCGATCGACGGCATCATCACGATGGAGGACCTGGTCGAGGAGATCGTCGGGGAGATCTACGACGAGACCGACCGCGACGTGCTCTCGGTGGTGAAGGAGGCGGACGGCGCGCTGCTGATGCCGGGCTCGTTCCCGATTCACGACCTGCCGGACATCGGCTTCGACGACTCCGGGCCGGACGAGGGCGACTACACGACCGTCGCCGGCATGGTGCTCGCCGCGCTGGGGCACATACCGACCGCGCCGGGCGAGGTGGTGACGCTGCCGCAGTTCACGGCCGAGGTCGTCGAGATCACCGGCCGCGCGATCACCCGGGTCCGGCTGCGCGCCCTGCCCCGCGCCGACGAGGACTGA
- the bioD gene encoding dethiobiotin synthase, translating to MVLVTGTDTDVGKTIVTAAIAAAAQAAGLHVAVVKPGQTGTAEGGPTDIDLVTRLANPHTARTLASYPEPLAPLAAAKVAGLPPIELYEVVDAIRAEAGKHDLVLVEGAGGLLVPMGVRPSGEAWTVADLATTLGVPTIVVARAGLGTLNHTALTLEALDRRGVPAKVILGAWPAEPELVHWANLTELLPHLVGALPDGAGGMEPGVFQRSAPGWLTPALYGVLDDWRVWADEVS from the coding sequence ATCGTGCTGGTCACCGGGACGGACACCGACGTCGGCAAGACCATCGTCACGGCGGCGATCGCGGCGGCGGCACAGGCCGCCGGGCTGCACGTGGCCGTGGTCAAGCCGGGCCAGACCGGCACGGCCGAGGGCGGGCCGACCGACATCGACCTGGTGACCCGCCTGGCCAACCCGCACACCGCCCGCACCCTGGCGTCCTACCCGGAGCCGCTGGCCCCGCTGGCCGCGGCCAAGGTCGCCGGCCTGCCCCCGATCGAGCTCTACGAGGTGGTCGACGCCATCCGCGCCGAGGCCGGCAAGCACGACCTCGTCCTGGTCGAGGGCGCCGGCGGCCTGCTGGTCCCGATGGGCGTCCGGCCCTCGGGCGAGGCGTGGACCGTGGCCGACCTGGCCACGACGCTGGGCGTGCCGACCATCGTGGTGGCCCGGGCCGGGCTGGGCACGCTGAACCACACGGCCCTGACGCTGGAGGCGCTGGACCGCCGGGGCGTGCCGGCCAAGGTGATCCTCGGCGCCTGGCCGGCCGAGCCGGAGCTGGTCCACTGGGCCAACCTGACCGAGCTGCTCCCCCACCTGGTCGGCGCCCTTCCGGACGGCGCCGGCGGCATGGAGCCGGGCGTCTTCCAGCGCTCCGCGCCCGGCTGGCTGACCCCGGCCCTCTACGGCGTCCTCGACGACTGGCGGGTCTGGGCCGACGAGGTCAGCTGA
- a CDS encoding 8-amino-7-oxononanoate synthase produces MAGWQEALECQARTRAKAGLTRTLRHRAPDDSVVDLAGNDYLGLAVHPEVIAASVRALQAYGLGATGSRLVRGSTDAHADLETELAGWLGAERALVYSSGYLANLGAVRALAGPGTLLVSDRYNHASLIDGCRGSGAEVVVAPHADPAALAAILGAHPGRAKVFVTESVFSVDGDLAPLAELHAVTSAHDTLLLVDDAHAIGILGRHGSGGVAAAGLAGLADVVVTATLSKSLGGAGGVIAGPAALIRHLVDTGRTFIYDTAPPPAVVAGVHAALRITRAADDRRAVLADRGRLTARRLTAAGFTVPTPAAGVLSVPAPGPEAALSWAADCRDRGIAVGCFRPPSTPDGSSRLRLTLNAGISQQDFDRALDVIVECAP; encoded by the coding sequence TTGGCTGGCTGGCAGGAAGCGCTGGAGTGCCAGGCCCGCACCCGGGCGAAGGCCGGGCTGACCCGGACCCTGCGGCACCGCGCCCCCGACGACTCCGTCGTCGATCTGGCCGGCAACGACTATCTCGGCCTGGCCGTCCACCCCGAGGTGATCGCGGCGTCGGTCCGGGCACTTCAGGCGTACGGGCTGGGCGCCACCGGTTCCCGGCTGGTGCGGGGCTCGACGGACGCGCACGCGGACCTGGAGACGGAGCTGGCCGGCTGGCTCGGCGCCGAGCGCGCGCTGGTCTACTCCTCGGGTTACCTGGCCAACCTCGGCGCGGTCCGGGCGCTGGCCGGCCCGGGGACGCTGCTGGTCTCGGACCGCTACAACCACGCCTCGCTGATCGACGGCTGCCGTGGCTCGGGCGCGGAGGTGGTCGTCGCACCGCACGCCGATCCGGCCGCGCTGGCGGCGATCCTCGGCGCGCACCCCGGCCGGGCGAAGGTCTTCGTCACCGAGTCGGTGTTCTCGGTGGACGGTGACCTGGCCCCGCTGGCGGAGCTGCACGCGGTGACCTCGGCACACGACACCCTGCTGCTGGTGGACGACGCGCACGCGATCGGCATCCTGGGCCGGCACGGTTCCGGCGGCGTCGCGGCGGCCGGCCTGGCCGGCCTGGCCGACGTCGTCGTCACCGCGACCCTGTCGAAGTCCCTCGGCGGCGCGGGCGGGGTGATCGCCGGCCCGGCCGCGCTGATCCGGCACCTGGTCGACACGGGACGCACCTTCATCTACGACACCGCCCCGCCGCCTGCCGTGGTGGCGGGCGTGCACGCCGCGCTGCGGATCACCCGCGCGGCCGACGATCGCCGGGCCGTGCTGGCGGACCGTGGCCGGCTGACGGCCCGCCGGCTGACGGCGGCCGGTTTCACAGTTCCGACGCCGGCGGCGGGCGTGCTGTCGGTGCCGGCTCCCGGCCCCGAGGCGGCGCTGAGCTGGGCCGCGGACTGCCGCGACCGCGGCATCGCGGTGGGCTGCTTCCGCCCGCCGTCGACACCGGACGGCTCGTCGCGGCTGCGCCTGACCCTCAACGCGGGCATCTCGCAGCAGGACTTCGACCGGGCCCTTGACGTGATCGTGGAGTGCGCACCGTGA
- the bioB gene encoding biotin synthase BioB, translating into MPEILDRARAQVLADGAGLDEAGILEVLRLGDEDLPALLQLAHDVRMKWCGPEVEVEGIVSLKTGGCPEDCHFCSQSGLFTSPVRAVWLDIPSLVEAAKQTAATGATEFCIVAAVRGPDARLMTQMREGVKAIKEAVDIQVAASLGMLTQEQVDELVEMGVHRYNHNLETCRSYFPNVVTTHSWEERWGTLKMVRDSGMEVCCGGILGLGESVEQRAEFAAQLAELDPHEVPLNFLNPRPGTPLGDRPVVEGKDALRAIAAFRLAMPRTILRYAGGREITLGDLGTRDGLLGGINAVIVGNYLTTLGRPATSDLELLRELKMPVKALSATL; encoded by the coding sequence ATGCCAGAGATCCTCGACCGGGCCCGGGCCCAGGTTCTTGCTGACGGTGCCGGGCTCGACGAGGCGGGGATCCTGGAGGTGCTCCGCCTCGGCGACGAGGACCTGCCGGCGCTGCTCCAGCTCGCGCACGACGTCCGGATGAAATGGTGCGGCCCCGAGGTCGAGGTCGAGGGCATCGTCTCGCTCAAGACCGGCGGCTGCCCCGAGGACTGCCACTTCTGCTCGCAGTCCGGCCTGTTCACCTCGCCGGTGCGCGCGGTCTGGCTCGACATCCCCTCGCTGGTCGAGGCGGCGAAGCAGACCGCGGCGACGGGCGCGACGGAGTTCTGCATCGTGGCGGCGGTGCGCGGGCCCGACGCGCGGCTGATGACGCAGATGCGCGAGGGCGTCAAGGCGATCAAGGAAGCGGTCGACATCCAGGTCGCGGCGAGCCTCGGCATGCTCACCCAGGAGCAGGTCGACGAACTGGTCGAGATGGGCGTGCACCGCTACAACCACAACCTCGAGACCTGCCGTTCCTACTTCCCCAACGTGGTCACCACCCACTCCTGGGAGGAGCGCTGGGGCACGCTGAAGATGGTGCGCGACTCCGGGATGGAGGTCTGCTGCGGCGGCATCCTCGGCCTGGGCGAGTCCGTCGAGCAGCGCGCGGAGTTCGCGGCCCAGCTCGCCGAGCTCGACCCGCACGAGGTCCCGCTCAACTTCCTCAACCCCCGCCCGGGCACCCCGCTCGGCGACCGCCCGGTCGTGGAGGGCAAGGACGCGCTGCGCGCCATCGCCGCCTTCCGGCTGGCGATGCCCAGGACGATCCTGCGGTACGCGGGCGGCCGCGAGATCACCCTCGGCGACCTGGGTACCCGGGACGGCCTGCTCGGCGGCATCAACGCGGTCATCGTCGGCAACTACCTGACGACGCTGGGCCGCCCGGCCACCTCCGACCTCGAGCTGCTGCGGGAGCTGAAGATGCCCGTCAAGGCGCTGTCGGCGACGCTGTGA
- the bsaP gene encoding hypothetical protein yields MTVLVYCDRCGSPSAEGDHSACAAARELEPPRFCPDCRRRMKVQVVPTGWTATCVEHGVRRS; encoded by the coding sequence GTGACGGTCCTGGTGTACTGCGACCGGTGCGGCTCACCCTCCGCCGAGGGCGACCACTCGGCCTGCGCCGCGGCGCGCGAGCTGGAGCCGCCGCGCTTCTGCCCGGACTGCCGCCGCCGGATGAAGGTGCAGGTCGTGCCCACCGGCTGGACGGCGACCTGTGTCGAGCACGGTGTCCGCCGCTCCTGA
- a CDS encoding GNAT family N-acetyltransferase, translating into MTGAVVSLRPATTADVPALAAIRATPEVRARWRGEEDPAPEIVESIEDDGLHYLAIVLDGRVVGAIQWEAEEEPDYRHASIDIFVDPAVHGRGVGTDAVRTLAAHLVDAHRFHRLTIDPAADNAAAIRCYAKVGFRPVGVMREYERGADGRWHDGLMMDLLAAELIR; encoded by the coding sequence CTGACCGGCGCGGTCGTGTCGCTGCGCCCGGCCACGACGGCGGACGTGCCGGCGCTGGCGGCCATCCGCGCCACCCCCGAGGTGCGCGCACGCTGGCGCGGCGAGGAGGACCCCGCACCGGAGATCGTCGAGTCGATCGAGGACGACGGGCTGCACTACCTCGCGATCGTGCTCGACGGCCGGGTGGTCGGCGCGATCCAGTGGGAGGCCGAGGAGGAGCCCGACTACCGGCACGCGAGCATCGACATCTTCGTCGACCCGGCGGTGCACGGCCGCGGCGTCGGCACCGACGCGGTGCGGACCCTGGCCGCCCACCTGGTCGACGCGCACCGCTTCCACCGGCTGACCATCGACCCGGCGGCGGACAACGCGGCCGCGATCCGGTGCTACGCCAAGGTGGGCTTCAGGCCGGTCGGCGTCATGCGGGAGTACGAGCGCGGCGCCGACGGCCGCTGGCACGACGGGCTGATGATGGACCTGCTCGCCGCGGAGCTGATCCGCTGA
- a CDS encoding GNAT family N-acetyltransferase — MALWRIRATVDDRPGYLSVLTASLALRSVNILAVQVHTTEGGAVDDFLVDAPNTMTEAELHAAIDRGRGRDAFVTRAEAQGLADQPTRALALAGRLVHDPDSLGEALVTLLDAAEARWRPEGTVVLHGFDEERMTLIDPAGGTYEVLRAAPAFTPAEYARAQALVEVSGALVRRTAEQATLLLPDGAELLIRAATTDDVEGVRRLHARGSAQSHRRRYPGLAHGPSDARLRRMLEPANGLTLLAVSTDPADGGERVVAMANLLVEGDLGEVALLVEDSWQRRGIGTALLRRLIAAARRMKASAVVAHTGADNVAMLRTLRRFGVTDRDDRDGPLLSLTLRIAGTGHRPATDETPAASG, encoded by the coding sequence ATGGCGTTGTGGCGCATCAGGGCGACGGTCGACGACCGGCCGGGATATCTCTCGGTGCTCACCGCCAGCCTCGCGCTGCGGTCGGTAAACATCCTCGCCGTCCAGGTGCACACCACCGAGGGCGGCGCGGTCGACGACTTCCTGGTCGACGCGCCGAACACGATGACCGAGGCGGAGCTGCACGCCGCGATCGACCGCGGCCGCGGCCGCGACGCCTTCGTCACCCGCGCCGAGGCGCAGGGCCTCGCCGACCAGCCGACCCGGGCGCTGGCCCTGGCCGGCCGGCTCGTGCACGACCCCGACTCGCTGGGCGAGGCGCTGGTCACCCTGCTCGACGCCGCCGAGGCGCGCTGGCGTCCCGAGGGCACGGTGGTCCTGCACGGCTTCGACGAGGAGCGGATGACGCTCATCGACCCGGCAGGCGGCACCTACGAGGTGCTGCGCGCGGCGCCGGCCTTCACCCCGGCGGAGTACGCCCGCGCACAGGCCCTTGTCGAGGTCAGCGGCGCCCTGGTACGCCGCACCGCCGAGCAGGCCACGCTGCTGCTGCCCGACGGCGCGGAGCTGCTGATCCGGGCCGCCACCACCGACGACGTCGAGGGCGTCCGCCGGCTGCACGCCCGCGGCTCGGCGCAGTCACACCGGCGCCGCTACCCCGGCCTCGCGCACGGGCCGTCCGACGCCCGGCTGCGCCGGATGCTCGAGCCGGCCAACGGCCTGACCCTGCTCGCCGTGAGCACCGACCCGGCCGACGGCGGTGAGCGGGTCGTGGCGATGGCCAACCTGCTGGTGGAGGGCGACCTCGGCGAGGTCGCGCTGCTGGTGGAGGACTCCTGGCAGCGCCGCGGCATCGGCACGGCGCTGCTGCGCCGGCTGATCGCGGCGGCGCGCCGGATGAAGGCGTCCGCGGTCGTGGCGCACACCGGCGCCGACAACGTGGCGATGCTCCGCACGCTGCGCCGGTTCGGCGTGACCGACCGCGACGACCGCGACGGCCCGCTGCTGAGCCTGACGCTGAGAATCGCCGGCACCGGGCACCGGCCGGCCACGGATGAGACTCCCGCCGCCTCCGGGTGA
- a CDS encoding amino acid-binding protein, with amino-acid sequence MLLRVRVTLPDRPGALGQIARTLGVAGADIVQVVVLERLGGRAVDDFTVVWPGASRVERLLAGLAAIPGVQVDGVWRAIGAPVSGGHDAELLAQVAANPQDGLATLVDAVPGLLAADWAAAAVVPADWAARTAAPRPVGTDEPSLQLPTGSEPAVTYASWRAPSPLRLPEVTPLRARPMTGPDGTRYAVAPFGRAGLVLVTARADDDELPAAAFHITEVDRIAQLVRAAAVILGDRLDDTSVPSVAAAVTEPS; translated from the coding sequence ATGTTGCTGCGGGTACGGGTCACTCTGCCGGACCGTCCTGGCGCGCTCGGCCAGATCGCGCGCACGCTGGGCGTGGCCGGGGCCGACATCGTCCAGGTCGTGGTGCTTGAGCGACTCGGCGGGCGGGCCGTCGACGACTTCACCGTCGTGTGGCCGGGCGCCTCCCGCGTCGAGCGACTCCTCGCGGGTCTCGCCGCCATCCCCGGCGTACAGGTGGACGGCGTATGGCGGGCCATCGGCGCGCCGGTCTCCGGCGGCCACGACGCCGAGCTGCTGGCCCAGGTCGCGGCCAACCCGCAGGACGGCCTGGCCACCCTCGTCGACGCCGTGCCGGGCCTGCTGGCCGCCGACTGGGCGGCCGCCGCCGTCGTCCCCGCCGACTGGGCCGCGCGCACGGCGGCGCCGCGCCCGGTGGGTACCGACGAGCCGTCGCTGCAACTGCCGACCGGCAGCGAGCCGGCGGTCACCTACGCGAGCTGGCGCGCGCCGTCCCCGCTGCGCCTGCCCGAGGTCACCCCGCTGCGGGCCCGCCCGATGACCGGCCCGGACGGCACCCGGTACGCCGTCGCCCCGTTCGGCCGCGCGGGTCTGGTGCTCGTCACCGCCCGCGCCGACGACGACGAGCTGCCGGCCGCCGCGTTCCACATCACCGAGGTGGACCGGATCGCCCAGCTTGTCCGCGCCGCCGCCGTGATCCTCGGCGACCGGCTGGACGACACCTCGGTGCCGAGCGTGGCGGCCGCTGTGACCGAGCCCTCATAA
- a CDS encoding LacI family DNA-binding transcriptional regulator, translating into MTRQPVRSPGRPTLDAVAARAGVGRGTASRVLNGSSQVSPQAKAAVEAAIVELGYVPNRAARSLVTQRTDSVALVVSESQERVFGEPFFAGVLRGINAALLETPLQLWLAMAASPEQRERVEHHLTGQHVDGVLLLSLHDDDPLPAVLRERGMPFVFGGRSTRAVEGDFMVDVDNSAGARKAVEYLLGNGARRVATVAGPQDMEVGRERLAGYRAAVSGPGLVEYGDFSEAGGARAMRTLLEREPDLDAVFAASDLMASGALRALRDKGLRVPQDVAVVGFEDAPVARQCEPPLTTVHQPVEEMGRRMAELLVCRIRREPVENSHVLLDTHLVRRASA; encoded by the coding sequence ATGACCAGGCAGCCCGTCCGTTCACCGGGGCGACCGACGCTCGACGCCGTTGCGGCCCGCGCCGGGGTCGGCCGTGGCACCGCATCCCGAGTCCTCAACGGGTCGTCCCAGGTCAGCCCGCAGGCGAAGGCCGCGGTCGAGGCCGCGATCGTGGAGCTCGGCTACGTGCCGAACCGGGCGGCCCGCTCGCTGGTCACCCAGCGCACGGACTCCGTGGCCCTGGTCGTCTCGGAGTCGCAGGAGCGGGTTTTCGGCGAGCCGTTCTTCGCCGGCGTGCTGCGGGGCATCAACGCGGCCCTGCTCGAGACGCCCCTGCAACTGTGGCTGGCGATGGCCGCCTCCCCCGAGCAGCGCGAGCGGGTCGAGCATCACCTGACCGGCCAGCACGTCGACGGCGTGCTGCTGCTCTCCCTGCACGACGACGACCCGCTGCCGGCGGTGCTGCGCGAGCGCGGCATGCCGTTCGTCTTCGGCGGCCGCTCCACCCGCGCCGTCGAGGGCGACTTCATGGTCGACGTCGACAACTCCGCCGGCGCCCGCAAGGCGGTCGAATACCTGCTCGGCAACGGCGCCCGGCGGGTCGCCACCGTCGCCGGGCCGCAGGACATGGAGGTCGGGCGGGAGCGGCTGGCCGGCTACCGCGCGGCCGTGAGCGGTCCCGGGCTCGTCGAGTACGGCGACTTCAGCGAGGCCGGCGGCGCCCGGGCGATGCGGACCCTGCTGGAGCGGGAGCCGGACCTCGACGCGGTCTTCGCGGCGTCCGACCTGATGGCCAGCGGCGCGCTGCGTGCCCTGCGCGACAAGGGCCTGCGGGTGCCCCAGGACGTCGCCGTCGTCGGGTTCGAGGACGCGCCCGTCGCCCGGCAGTGCGAGCCGCCGCTGACCACGGTCCACCAGCCCGTCGAGGAGATGGGCCGCCGGATGGCGGAGCTGCTGGTGTGCCGCATCCGCCGCGAGCCCGTCGAGAATTCACACGTTCTGCTCGACACCCATCTCGTCCGTCGCGCCTCCGCCTGA
- a CDS encoding dihydrofolate reductase family protein produces MPAPAREADAARDRASGAVIDVHDADLVEAYPRGAQPLLRVNFVASLDGAVTVDGKSGGLGGPGDKLVFDSLRKVCDALVVGAGTVRTENYDGLRLDAAARDWRRARGLPEFPLMVVVSGALDLDPAQLVFADAPIRPLVVTHAGAPPARRAALAPVADVVTCGDAAVDLAAAVAALHARGATQLLCEGGPRLFGALIAADLVDELCLTVSPRLAGGGAGRIATGPGTPPREMSLRSVLADRDMLFLRYARSR; encoded by the coding sequence CTGCCAGCACCGGCCCGAGAAGCCGACGCCGCCCGTGACCGGGCCTCCGGCGCCGTGATCGACGTACACGACGCCGATCTCGTAGAGGCCTATCCGCGGGGCGCGCAGCCGTTGCTGCGGGTCAACTTCGTCGCCAGTCTCGACGGCGCCGTCACGGTGGACGGCAAATCCGGCGGCCTGGGCGGGCCCGGCGACAAGCTGGTCTTCGACTCGCTGCGCAAGGTCTGCGACGCGCTGGTGGTCGGTGCGGGCACGGTCCGCACCGAGAACTACGACGGGCTGCGCCTCGACGCGGCCGCCCGCGACTGGCGCCGGGCCCGCGGCCTGCCCGAGTTTCCGCTGATGGTCGTCGTCTCGGGCGCCCTGGACCTGGATCCGGCTCAGCTGGTCTTCGCGGACGCGCCGATCCGGCCGCTGGTGGTCACCCATGCCGGCGCCCCGCCCGCCCGCCGGGCCGCGCTCGCCCCGGTCGCCGACGTCGTCACCTGCGGAGACGCCGCCGTCGACCTCGCCGCGGCGGTCGCCGCGCTGCACGCCCGGGGCGCGACGCAGCTGCTCTGCGAGGGCGGGCCGCGGCTGTTCGGCGCGCTGATCGCCGCCGACCTGGTCGACGAGCTCTGCCTGACCGTCTCGCCTCGGCTCGCCGGCGGCGGCGCCGGCCGCATCGCGACCGGGCCCGGCACCCCGCCGCGGGAGATGTCACTGCGAAGCGTTCTGGCCGATCGGGACATGCTTTTCCTCCGGTACGCCCGCAGCCGCTAG